A section of the Flaviflexus equikiangi genome encodes:
- a CDS encoding PHP domain-containing protein, whose translation MIDLHTHSLHSDGTQSPAELMTEAASRGVTVIGLTDHDTVAGYAEATAAVQTTGVALVRGIEISARHHGRSVHLLGYLVDPEQGIREHCERLRRARVDRLESMVAAMARDGLVTWDEVMAVAGEGATLGRPHVADALVARGAVSSRDEAFSEFLSASSPYYRPYWAPGLGEAIDLVHNAGGVAVWAHPRASNRGAAHSWEAIMTGVELGIDGLEVDHRDNPMPDRRLLADIVTEHRLVQTGSSDYHGSGKVNRLGENTTSPNMLERIAHKATMEVIYP comes from the coding sequence GTGATCGATCTCCATACCCATTCCCTCCATTCCGACGGGACCCAGAGCCCGGCCGAGCTCATGACGGAAGCAGCATCGCGCGGGGTGACCGTCATCGGCCTGACCGACCATGACACCGTAGCCGGCTATGCCGAGGCGACAGCAGCCGTCCAGACGACGGGTGTTGCCCTCGTTCGCGGTATCGAGATCAGTGCCCGTCACCATGGTCGCTCAGTCCATCTGCTCGGCTATCTCGTCGACCCCGAGCAGGGCATCCGCGAGCACTGCGAAAGGCTGCGCCGGGCTCGAGTCGACCGTCTTGAGAGCATGGTTGCGGCAATGGCGAGAGACGGCCTCGTCACGTGGGACGAAGTCATGGCAGTGGCGGGGGAGGGCGCAACCCTTGGTCGCCCGCATGTCGCCGATGCTCTCGTCGCACGCGGCGCCGTCTCAAGCCGTGACGAGGCTTTCTCTGAATTCCTATCGGCCTCATCGCCGTACTACCGTCCCTATTGGGCGCCCGGCCTCGGGGAGGCGATCGACCTCGTCCACAATGCTGGAGGCGTCGCCGTGTGGGCTCATCCGCGCGCCTCGAACCGCGGCGCAGCGCACTCGTGGGAAGCCATCATGACCGGCGTGGAGCTGGGCATCGATGGTCTCGAGGTCGATCATCGCGACAACCCGATGCCCGATCGGCGTCTGCTTGCCGACATTGTGACAGAGCACCGGCTCGTCCAAACAGGATCCAGCGACTACCATGGCTCCGGCAAGGTCAACCGCCTCGGTGAGAACACCACCTCCCCGAACATGCTCGAGAGAATTGCCCACAAGGCAACAATGGAGGTCATCTATCCGTGA
- a CDS encoding aminopeptidase P family protein gives MSNQTEDRGSNRSQRPDNREFRTFIGEDWGERPPGPARSEVADFTQSRRHKLGAQFPGQRLVIPAGELRVRSNDTDYRFRAHSAFAHLTGLGGELEPNAVLVLHPVEGEQTHEAVLYFHPRTPRTSEEFWADSRYGEFWVGARPSLEEMSTMTGIRTDHIENLPDALAKDLGQVHIAAITEADTKIDAQIRELRQRENLTEGQVLDEKLREATSELRLRKDAWEIAEIQKAVDITAQGFEDMIAALPRAVEHWRGERVLEGAFAARAREEGNGLGYDTIAAAGNHANTLHWIVNDGQVKDGELVLIDAGAEVDSLYTADITRTLPVNGTFSPEQATVYNAVLEACEASLAKANEPRAKFRELHEAAMVVIARYLEEWGCLPGTAEESLAPDGQYHRRWMPHGTSHHLGLDVHDCAQARRDMYLDAVLEPGMVFTIEPGLYFREDDEKIPAWLRGIGVRIEDDILVTEDGARRLSESIPRTIPAVEEWMKAATHRRS, from the coding sequence ATGAGCAATCAGACTGAAGATCGCGGTTCAAACCGTTCCCAAAGGCCCGACAATCGGGAGTTCCGTACATTCATCGGCGAGGATTGGGGCGAGCGCCCGCCCGGTCCCGCCCGTTCGGAAGTGGCTGACTTCACGCAGTCGCGCCGCCACAAGCTCGGTGCGCAGTTCCCCGGCCAGCGCCTCGTCATTCCCGCGGGCGAGCTGCGCGTCCGCTCCAATGACACCGACTACCGCTTCCGGGCCCACTCAGCCTTCGCACATCTCACCGGCCTCGGCGGCGAGCTGGAGCCCAACGCGGTGCTCGTCCTCCACCCGGTCGAGGGTGAGCAGACCCACGAGGCCGTCCTCTACTTCCATCCGCGCACTCCGCGCACCTCGGAAGAGTTCTGGGCCGATTCCCGCTACGGCGAGTTCTGGGTCGGTGCGCGGCCCTCCCTCGAGGAGATGTCGACCATGACTGGCATCCGCACCGATCACATCGAGAACCTTCCGGACGCTCTTGCGAAGGATCTCGGCCAGGTCCACATCGCCGCGATCACCGAGGCCGACACGAAGATCGATGCCCAGATCCGCGAACTGCGCCAGCGGGAGAATCTGACGGAGGGCCAGGTACTCGACGAGAAGCTGCGCGAAGCCACGAGCGAGCTCCGTCTGCGCAAGGATGCATGGGAGATCGCTGAGATCCAGAAAGCAGTCGACATCACGGCGCAGGGTTTCGAGGACATGATCGCGGCACTGCCGCGCGCCGTCGAGCACTGGCGCGGCGAGCGGGTCCTCGAAGGCGCTTTCGCGGCACGTGCCAGGGAGGAGGGGAACGGTCTCGGCTATGACACGATCGCGGCTGCCGGCAACCACGCCAACACCCTGCACTGGATCGTCAACGACGGTCAGGTGAAAGACGGAGAACTGGTTCTCATCGATGCCGGCGCAGAGGTCGACTCGCTCTATACGGCAGACATCACCCGCACGCTCCCGGTGAACGGCACGTTCTCCCCCGAGCAGGCGACCGTCTACAACGCCGTCCTCGAGGCCTGCGAGGCCTCGCTTGCTAAGGCGAACGAGCCCAGAGCGAAGTTCCGTGAACTCCACGAGGCTGCGATGGTCGTGATCGCACGCTACCTTGAGGAATGGGGATGTCTCCCCGGCACTGCGGAAGAATCTCTCGCCCCGGACGGCCAGTATCATCGCCGCTGGATGCCGCACGGCACCTCCCATCATCTCGGCCTCGATGTTCACGACTGCGCCCAGGCGCGCCGCGACATGTATCTTGATGCCGTGCTCGAACCCGGTATGGTCTTCACGATCGAGCCCGGCCTGTACTTCCGTGAGGACGATGAGAAGATCCCGGCGTGGCTCCGCGGTATCGGTGTCCGGATCGAGGACGATATCCTCGTGACGGAAGATGGGGCACGCCGCCTCTCCGAGTCGATCCCCCGCACGATCCCCGCTGTCGAGGAGTGGATGAAAGCCGCGACGCACCGAAGGAGCTAG
- a CDS encoding magnesium transporter MgtE N-terminal domain-containing protein: MQSRTRVFVGRLAGTGVFDPIGDRVGKVHDVVVLFRLVGPPLAVGLVIEVTGKKRVFLPLSRVTSIANGQVITTGLVNIRRFSQRSTETLVISEILDRRVTFKDGSGGATVIDLSIEEYRRADWRIRDVYVRADKNGPHSGETMIVPVGELTGLATGKEGQAATALLARIAHLKPADVADVIRELPGDRRLAVAMALNDERLADVLSELSDDEQVAIMSDLDLDRAADVLDVMQPDDAADLVAELPAGQAALLLERMDPEEAEDVRRLLAYDERTAGGLMTTEPIVLGPDATVAHALASARRTDVTPALAATIFVTRPPLETPTGRYLGVVHLQRALREPPSTLLGQIIDTDIEPLEPEASMGSVARRLATYNLTALPVVDESRLLLGAVSIDDVLDHLLPDDWRTTDDDESDMRVERGHG, from the coding sequence ATGCAGTCCCGTACCCGCGTGTTCGTCGGTCGGCTCGCCGGCACCGGCGTCTTCGACCCGATCGGCGACCGGGTCGGGAAGGTCCACGACGTCGTCGTCCTGTTCAGGCTCGTCGGACCGCCGCTCGCCGTAGGTCTCGTCATCGAGGTGACCGGGAAGAAGCGTGTCTTCCTGCCGCTGTCCCGCGTCACTTCGATCGCCAACGGCCAGGTCATCACGACGGGTCTCGTCAACATCAGGCGATTCTCCCAACGATCGACAGAGACGCTCGTCATCAGCGAGATACTCGACCGGCGCGTCACCTTCAAGGATGGTTCTGGCGGCGCGACCGTCATCGACCTGTCGATCGAGGAGTATCGCCGGGCCGACTGGCGTATCCGGGACGTCTACGTGCGTGCCGACAAGAATGGTCCGCATTCGGGTGAAACGATGATCGTCCCCGTCGGCGAGCTGACGGGCCTGGCTACCGGGAAGGAAGGGCAGGCGGCTACTGCCCTCCTGGCCCGAATCGCCCACCTCAAGCCCGCCGACGTGGCTGACGTCATTCGTGAGCTGCCGGGAGATCGTCGGCTTGCGGTGGCGATGGCGCTGAACGATGAGCGGCTCGCCGACGTGTTATCCGAGCTGAGCGACGATGAACAGGTCGCGATCATGTCGGATCTCGATCTTGATCGTGCCGCAGATGTTCTCGACGTCATGCAGCCGGATGATGCCGCGGACCTCGTGGCTGAGCTGCCCGCCGGGCAGGCGGCGCTCCTTCTCGAACGCATGGATCCTGAGGAAGCGGAGGACGTGCGCCGGCTCTTGGCGTACGACGAGAGAACGGCCGGTGGTCTCATGACGACCGAGCCCATCGTCCTCGGCCCCGACGCCACGGTCGCCCATGCTCTAGCATCAGCTCGCCGCACTGACGTGACGCCCGCTTTGGCTGCCACCATCTTTGTCACCCGCCCGCCGCTCGAGACGCCGACGGGCCGTTATCTCGGGGTCGTGCACCTGCAGCGTGCGTTGAGGGAGCCGCCTTCGACCCTGTTGGGGCAGATCATCGACACCGATATCGAGCCCCTTGAGCCGGAGGCGAGCATGGGCTCCGTTGCCCGGCGCCTCGCAACCTACAACCTGACGGCACTGCCGGTCGTCGACGAATCTCGGCTTCTCTTGGGTGCTGTCTCGATCGATGACGTGCTCGACCATCTGCTGCCCGATGATTGGCGGACCACCGATGATGACGAATCTGACATGAGAGTGGAGCGTGGACATGGCTGA
- a CDS encoding DUF1003 domain-containing protein, with the protein MADHFSEPLEGRERRLRRFRASKNSDRVGQISEGIARFTGTPQFLIYLSIFVVLWLGWNSFAPENLRFDSAALGFTALTLMLSLQASYSAPLILLAQNRQDDRDRVANEQDRQRAERNLSDTEYLTREIAGLRMTLGDMATRDFVRSELRDMIDELDRERTDRLREREERIAQLQAEIEQLRASESS; encoded by the coding sequence ATGGCTGATCATTTCAGCGAACCGCTGGAGGGCCGCGAGCGGCGCCTGCGCCGGTTCCGGGCGAGCAAGAACTCCGACCGTGTCGGTCAGATCTCTGAGGGAATCGCCCGTTTCACGGGCACACCGCAGTTCCTCATCTACCTGTCGATCTTCGTCGTGCTGTGGCTGGGCTGGAACTCGTTCGCGCCAGAGAATCTGCGTTTCGATAGTGCGGCACTGGGCTTCACCGCCCTCACCCTCATGCTGTCCCTCCAAGCCTCCTATTCCGCTCCCCTCATCCTCTTGGCCCAGAACAGGCAGGACGATCGTGACAGGGTGGCGAACGAGCAGGACCGGCAGCGTGCGGAGCGCAACCTGTCCGATACCGAGTATCTGACGAGAGAGATTGCGGGCCTGAGGATGACGCTCGGGGACATGGCGACCCGTGACTTCGTTCGTTCCGAGCTGCGGGACATGATCGATGAGCTTGACCGGGAAAGGACCGATCGCCTGCGGGAGCGGGAGGAGCGGATCGCACAGCTGCAGGCCGAGATCGAGCAGCTCAGGGCGTCAGAGTCGTCCTGA
- a CDS encoding acyltransferase family protein codes for MNNMSAPDRVNSTVRISMRRIVGLDGLRAIATGLVLVFHLIPGWAGIGYIGVDIFFVLSGFLITSLLIVSSANHGGPRLADFWRRRFRRLFPAVFVATIGASALAVFAGADARVALGRQVLGSLTATYNWVEIASGSSYFEQASPLLFTNMWSLAVEQQFYLFWPIIVVLLLRRRTRWRIAVSLAIATGSIALHIVLLGEDVTRSYMGTDTHLWGLMFGACLAFAMSRTVVGRHELAASPRSAQWGRAGWVGILAIMAAGMTIPDSLAMYPWAMVAASALTVLVIRALLPDVQSAESSALRAVLGSRILSWIGVRSYGIYLWHWPLFVIFYYRLPLLDPMIVAAAVAVLSVIAAHLSFTYIEDPIRRMGLRPWLASIRDRISRLNPAGAIASVTAPLLVLSLAGAAIITAPAVSSAQQAVEDGGKADPDIHAPEGTPDANPETISPIPGGGAQSTTPPTPEAPEPTPEPTPAFVGPATWDEVTIIGDSIVLASQYSLSEAMPGVVIDAAESRSIQAAPTIIAQHAANGTLGNFVVVSLATNGAISDGNVDAVLDAVGPERKVVFVTAFGPPRASWIPDSNRAIASAAQRHPDRVLVADWYTAIADHTDLLAGDAVHPGREGAKIYAETIRTTLTP; via the coding sequence ATGAATAATATGTCAGCCCCGGACAGGGTAAACTCCACGGTTCGCATCTCGATGCGGCGCATCGTCGGTCTCGACGGACTTCGAGCTATCGCGACAGGCCTCGTTCTTGTCTTCCACCTGATACCGGGATGGGCGGGGATCGGCTATATCGGTGTCGATATCTTCTTCGTCCTATCCGGATTCCTCATCACGAGCCTCCTCATCGTGTCCTCCGCGAATCATGGGGGGCCTCGCCTCGCAGATTTTTGGCGCAGGCGCTTCCGCAGGCTGTTCCCAGCGGTGTTCGTCGCCACGATCGGAGCATCCGCTCTCGCAGTGTTCGCGGGCGCAGACGCCCGTGTCGCCCTCGGGCGGCAGGTGCTGGGGTCGCTGACCGCGACCTACAACTGGGTCGAGATCGCGAGCGGCTCATCGTACTTCGAGCAGGCAAGCCCGCTCCTCTTCACAAACATGTGGTCTCTCGCAGTCGAGCAGCAGTTCTATCTCTTCTGGCCCATCATCGTCGTCCTTCTCCTCCGCCGCCGAACCCGGTGGCGCATCGCCGTATCGTTGGCAATCGCGACGGGTTCCATCGCCCTCCACATCGTTCTCCTCGGAGAGGATGTCACACGGTCCTACATGGGGACGGACACGCATCTGTGGGGCCTCATGTTCGGTGCATGCCTTGCCTTCGCCATGTCGCGAACCGTTGTGGGTCGACACGAGCTCGCCGCGAGCCCCCGTTCCGCTCAATGGGGTAGAGCCGGATGGGTGGGAATCCTCGCCATCATGGCGGCGGGCATGACCATCCCCGACTCCCTCGCCATGTACCCGTGGGCGATGGTGGCGGCCAGCGCACTCACCGTCCTCGTCATCCGCGCACTGCTGCCCGATGTGCAGTCCGCTGAATCTTCAGCTCTGAGGGCGGTGCTCGGGAGCAGAATTCTGAGCTGGATCGGTGTCCGAAGCTACGGAATCTATCTATGGCATTGGCCGCTTTTCGTCATCTTCTACTATCGTCTTCCGCTCCTGGACCCGATGATCGTCGCCGCGGCGGTCGCTGTACTGTCGGTGATTGCCGCCCACCTGTCCTTCACGTACATCGAGGACCCGATTCGCAGGATGGGGCTACGCCCGTGGCTTGCGAGCATCCGTGACCGCATCTCTCGTCTCAACCCGGCTGGCGCGATCGCGAGCGTGACGGCCCCGCTGCTCGTTCTGTCTCTCGCCGGTGCGGCGATCATCACCGCCCCGGCCGTGTCGTCCGCTCAGCAGGCTGTCGAGGATGGAGGGAAAGCGGACCCTGACATCCATGCGCCCGAGGGCACTCCTGACGCGAACCCGGAGACCATATCGCCGATTCCCGGAGGGGGCGCCCAATCGACGACGCCGCCCACTCCCGAGGCGCCGGAGCCGACCCCGGAGCCCACACCCGCCTTCGTCGGTCCCGCGACCTGGGACGAGGTCACCATCATCGGGGACTCTATTGTTCTCGCGTCCCAGTACTCTCTGTCTGAGGCCATGCCAGGTGTCGTGATCGACGCGGCGGAATCCCGGAGCATCCAGGCTGCACCCACGATCATCGCCCAACACGCGGCCAATGGCACTCTCGGCAATTTTGTGGTCGTCTCCCTGGCCACGAACGGAGCGATCTCTGATGGGAATGTTGACGCCGTGCTCGACGCGGTTGGGCCAGAGCGCAAGGTCGTGTTCGTGACCGCTTTCGGCCCACCGCGAGCCTCCTGGATCCCCGATTCGAATCGCGCGATCGCATCGGCTGCGCAACGCCATCCGGACAGGGTCCTCGTCGCCGACTGGTACACGGCGATCGCGGACCACACCGACCTCCTCGCGGGCGATGCCGTTCATCCGGGCCGGGAGGGCGCGAAGATCTACGCCGAGACGATCAGGACGACTCTGACGCCCTGA
- a CDS encoding Mrp/NBP35 family ATP-binding protein: MTVPSEEAVREALSTVLDPEIRRPITDLDMVRSVDIADGSVTVGIDLTTQGCPLRDTISTDIENAVAKVEGTTAVSVAFGVMTEEQRKNLQTKLRGGVPEAVIPFSQPGSLTRVYAITSGKGGVGKSSMTANLAVAMAKSGLRVGIVDADIYGHSIPAMLGVTQPPTRVEDMIMPPVAQGVKVISIGMFTDGNTPVVWRGPMMHRALQQFLADVYWGDLDALLLDLPPGTGDVAISVAQLLPNSEIVVVTTPQQAAAQVAERAGAMAAQTNQKVIGVIENMSYLELPDGTKMDLFGTGGGEQVASELTRILGYEIPVLAEIPLEQDLREKGDNGTPIAGTDSESPAAVALRTIADRLSHRARGLAGRSLGLSPINN; encoded by the coding sequence ATGACAGTACCCAGCGAGGAAGCCGTACGGGAAGCTCTCAGCACCGTTCTCGATCCTGAAATCCGCCGTCCAATCACCGACCTCGACATGGTTCGCAGCGTCGATATCGCCGACGGCAGCGTGACCGTCGGCATTGACCTGACCACGCAGGGGTGCCCCCTCCGCGACACCATCTCGACCGACATCGAGAACGCCGTCGCGAAAGTCGAAGGGACAACAGCCGTCTCCGTGGCCTTCGGTGTCATGACCGAAGAGCAGCGGAAGAACCTCCAGACGAAGCTTCGCGGCGGAGTCCCCGAGGCCGTGATCCCCTTCTCCCAGCCCGGATCCCTCACCCGCGTCTACGCGATCACCTCCGGCAAGGGCGGTGTCGGCAAGTCGTCCATGACCGCGAACCTCGCGGTTGCCATGGCGAAATCGGGTCTGCGTGTCGGCATCGTCGACGCTGACATCTACGGTCACTCGATTCCCGCGATGCTGGGCGTCACACAGCCGCCGACCCGGGTTGAAGACATGATCATGCCTCCCGTTGCCCAGGGCGTGAAGGTGATCTCCATCGGCATGTTCACCGACGGCAACACCCCGGTGGTGTGGCGTGGGCCGATGATGCACAGGGCCCTTCAGCAGTTCCTCGCGGACGTCTACTGGGGCGACCTGGATGCGCTGCTCCTCGATCTGCCGCCCGGCACCGGCGATGTGGCGATCTCTGTCGCACAGCTCCTGCCGAATTCGGAGATCGTCGTCGTCACGACCCCGCAGCAGGCTGCGGCTCAGGTGGCCGAGCGCGCGGGTGCGATGGCAGCCCAGACGAACCAGAAGGTTATCGGCGTCATCGAGAACATGTCGTACCTCGAGCTTCCGGACGGGACGAAGATGGATCTCTTCGGCACCGGCGGCGGCGAGCAGGTCGCCTCCGAGCTCACACGAATCCTCGGCTACGAGATCCCCGTCCTCGCAGAGATTCCTCTCGAGCAGGATCTTCGCGAGAAGGGTGACAACGGTACTCCGATTGCCGGAACAGACTCAGAGTCCCCTGCAGCGGTTGCCCTTCGCACGATTGCCGATCGGCTCTCTCATCGGGCACGCGGCCTTGCAGGCCGATCTCTCGGCCTGAGTCCGATCAACAACTAA
- a CDS encoding twin-arginine translocase TatA/TatE family subunit, which translates to MGINSTEVIVIALILILIVGPDKLPELASQLGRLIREVKAIATGAKARVQEELGPDFDELKNLDPRQYDPRRIVRDALKDDPPARVPSRTSRPVSTPRTTPAAAASAPSLSETAASAPAEQRRETVPFDDEAT; encoded by the coding sequence ATGGGAATCAACTCGACTGAGGTCATCGTTATCGCGCTCATCCTCATCCTCATCGTTGGGCCCGATAAGCTACCCGAGCTCGCATCCCAGCTCGGCAGACTCATCCGCGAAGTCAAAGCTATCGCGACGGGAGCGAAGGCTCGCGTCCAGGAAGAACTGGGCCCCGACTTCGACGAGTTGAAGAACCTCGACCCGCGTCAATACGATCCGCGCAGGATCGTGCGCGACGCGCTCAAGGATGACCCGCCGGCACGCGTGCCTTCCCGCACCTCTCGTCCAGTCTCAACCCCACGGACGACACCGGCCGCAGCCGCGTCCGCACCGTCCCTCTCAGAGACAGCCGCGTCCGCACCGGCGGAGCAGCGTCGCGAAACCGTGCCGTTCGATGATGAGGCGACCTGA
- a CDS encoding O-methyltransferase has translation MSSDKTLSWAFAEEQMVENDLVAQARSTAEDLGISAVSPATGSLLRILSSVSGARTAVEVGTGTGVSGLYLLQGSDSLTLTTIDVEAEAQRAAREVFARAGIRASRTRLIKGRSADILPRLADHSYDLVLIDGDPEEAPGDAEEALRILRPGGLLIVARALLDGKVADPARREPETVAIRGLVKDVLEQSPLCALVPIGSGLLLAQATQTP, from the coding sequence ATGTCGAGTGACAAGACACTGTCCTGGGCCTTTGCCGAGGAGCAAATGGTCGAAAACGATCTCGTGGCGCAGGCACGGTCGACAGCCGAAGACCTTGGAATATCGGCCGTCTCACCCGCGACAGGCTCTCTCCTTCGAATACTGTCCTCCGTGTCGGGTGCGCGCACCGCCGTCGAAGTGGGAACAGGGACGGGCGTATCGGGCCTCTACCTGCTCCAGGGCAGCGACAGCCTGACACTCACAACGATTGATGTCGAGGCGGAAGCACAGCGTGCCGCTCGCGAGGTCTTCGCTCGTGCCGGGATTCGAGCTTCCCGGACGCGTCTCATCAAGGGACGATCAGCCGATATTCTTCCGCGCCTCGCGGACCACTCCTATGATCTTGTCCTGATCGACGGGGATCCCGAGGAAGCTCCGGGGGATGCGGAGGAGGCTCTGCGGATCCTCCGCCCAGGTGGTCTCCTCATCGTCGCCCGGGCGCTCCTCGACGGGAAAGTAGCCGATCCGGCCAGGCGCGAGCCTGAGACTGTCGCTATCCGCGGCCTCGTCAAGGACGTCCTCGAACAGAGTCCGCTATGCGCGCTCGTGCCCATCGGTTCGGGGCTTCTCCTCGCACAGGCGACTCAGACGCCGTGA
- a CDS encoding DUF3117 domain-containing protein, with protein MAAQKPRSGDGPIEVAKEGRGIIMRIPVDGGGRLVIELNAEEATELGAALHAVVS; from the coding sequence ATGGCAGCTCAGAAACCCCGTTCGGGCGATGGACCGATTGAAGTGGCGAAGGAAGGCCGCGGAATCATCATGAGGATCCCGGTCGATGGTGGTGGCCGACTCGTCATCGAGTTGAACGCCGAGGAGGCAACAGAGCTGGGAGCCGCGCTTCACGCGGTCGTCAGCTAG
- a CDS encoding TIGR00730 family Rossman fold protein codes for MRSYRRGPVLLRGHQIPEKTTDARLLAPDQDSDWLHADPWRVMRIQAEFVEGFGALADLGPAISVFGSARTKPGSPHYELARDIAARLVEAEFAVITGGGPGVMEAANKGASEAGGISVGLGIELPFEQGMNDYVDLGIHFRYFFIRKTMFVKYSLGFIVLPGGYGTLDELFEALTLVQTSKVESFPVILVGRDYWQGLLDWMVNTQLAEGMISPGDENLVTVVDTVDEVMEALEKGLHAIAEARHANGT; via the coding sequence ATGAGATCCTATCGCCGCGGTCCAGTGCTTTTGCGGGGCCATCAGATACCGGAGAAGACGACGGATGCTCGCCTGCTCGCGCCCGACCAGGACTCGGACTGGCTCCATGCCGATCCTTGGCGTGTCATGCGGATCCAGGCGGAGTTCGTCGAAGGCTTCGGCGCCCTGGCCGATCTCGGTCCCGCAATATCGGTCTTCGGCTCGGCACGCACAAAGCCGGGCAGCCCGCACTACGAACTTGCTCGGGACATCGCCGCCCGACTGGTCGAAGCCGAGTTCGCTGTCATCACCGGCGGGGGACCGGGCGTCATGGAGGCGGCGAACAAGGGTGCCTCCGAGGCGGGCGGGATCTCTGTCGGCCTCGGCATCGAGCTTCCGTTCGAGCAGGGCATGAACGACTATGTCGATCTCGGTATTCACTTCCGCTACTTCTTCATCCGGAAGACGATGTTCGTCAAGTACTCTCTCGGCTTCATCGTCCTCCCCGGAGGATATGGCACGCTGGATGAGCTGTTCGAAGCCCTGACGCTCGTCCAAACATCCAAGGTCGAATCCTTCCCCGTCATCCTCGTCGGACGCGACTATTGGCAGGGTCTTCTCGATTGGATGGTCAACACCCAGCTCGCCGAGGGCATGATCTCACCCGGCGACGAGAACCTCGTCACCGTCGTCGATACGGTCGACGAAGTGATGGAGGCGCTCGAGAAGGGCCTCCACGCCATCGCTGAAGCCCGCCACGCCAACGGAACGTGA
- a CDS encoding NAD(P)H-quinone dehydrogenase, which yields MDTAKVTPTGPTASGAPKAALPGASRVREGSRVVIIGGGPGGYEAALTAVQLGARVTLVEDKGVGGSAVLTDVVPSKTLIASAEWLHSVESADQLGIVATGEPFRASFSAINARIRDLAAHQSADIKNRLITEGVDVLAGRAAISSALGADGTRFVRAELADGTVRDLEAEIILIATGATPRELPDAKPDGERILNWTQMYGLGELPRHLVVVGSGVTGAEFAGAYNALGVPVSLVSSRDRVLPNEDADGAAVIESVFARRGMTIVSRRRAMAARRVEDGVIVTLDDGSEIEASHCLMAVGSTPNTSHLGLQEAGVSLKESGHIMVDKVSRTTAFRVYAAGDVTGSLPLASVAAMQGRIAMNHALGDYVEPLDLAGVASNIFTAPEIASVGVSQQEVDEGLDAVVTVVPLTRNPRAKMQGMTEGFVKLIADSANRVIIGGVVVAPGASEFILPIALAVSSRMTADEMASVFTVYPSLSGSITEAARQLRTSVHSEQIRRALERRP from the coding sequence GTGGACACAGCGAAGGTAACACCGACAGGACCAACAGCATCGGGGGCGCCGAAGGCGGCTCTGCCCGGAGCTTCACGAGTGCGCGAAGGATCACGGGTCGTCATCATCGGCGGGGGGCCGGGAGGCTACGAGGCGGCCCTGACGGCCGTACAACTCGGAGCCCGCGTCACGCTCGTCGAAGACAAGGGCGTCGGGGGGAGCGCGGTTCTCACGGACGTCGTCCCGTCCAAGACCCTCATCGCATCGGCAGAGTGGCTGCATTCGGTTGAGTCCGCCGACCAGCTCGGCATCGTCGCCACGGGGGAACCGTTCCGTGCCTCCTTCTCGGCGATCAACGCACGAATCAGGGACCTTGCGGCCCATCAGTCCGCCGACATCAAGAACAGGCTCATCACCGAAGGAGTTGATGTTCTTGCGGGGCGCGCGGCGATCTCGTCCGCGCTGGGAGCTGATGGGACGCGATTCGTCCGCGCCGAGCTTGCGGACGGCACAGTCCGAGACCTCGAGGCGGAGATCATCCTCATCGCAACCGGCGCAACACCGAGAGAGCTGCCCGATGCGAAGCCTGACGGGGAGAGGATCCTCAACTGGACACAGATGTATGGTCTCGGCGAGCTGCCCCGCCATCTCGTCGTCGTCGGGTCCGGCGTCACAGGTGCGGAGTTCGCCGGAGCCTACAATGCGCTCGGCGTCCCCGTGTCTCTCGTGTCCTCCCGTGACCGTGTCCTGCCCAACGAGGACGCCGATGGTGCGGCAGTGATCGAGAGCGTCTTCGCTCGGCGCGGCATGACGATCGTCTCGCGCCGGCGCGCCATGGCGGCCCGCCGCGTCGAGGACGGAGTGATCGTCACCCTGGACGATGGCAGCGAGATCGAGGCATCCCACTGCCTCATGGCGGTCGGCTCAACTCCCAACACGTCGCATCTCGGCCTGCAGGAAGCGGGCGTGTCACTCAAAGAATCCGGCCACATCATGGTCGACAAGGTATCCCGGACGACAGCTTTCCGGGTGTACGCAGCCGGCGATGTCACGGGCTCCCTTCCCCTCGCCTCGGTGGCCGCCATGCAGGGCAGAATAGCGATGAACCATGCACTCGGCGACTATGTCGAGCCGCTCGACCTGGCGGGCGTGGCCTCGAACATTTTCACAGCACCGGAGATCGCCAGCGTGGGAGTGTCCCAGCAGGAGGTCGACGAGGGGCTCGACGCCGTCGTCACGGTCGTCCCGCTGACTCGCAATCCGCGTGCGAAGATGCAGGGGATGACGGAGGGCTTCGTCAAGCTCATCGCCGATAGCGCCAACCGCGTCATCATCGGCGGTGTTGTCGTGGCGCCGGGGGCGTCTGAGTTCATCCTCCCCATTGCGCTCGCAGTTTCGAGCAGGATGACGGCGGACGAGATGGCATCCGTGTTCACCGTCTATCCCTCCCTCTCCGGCTCGATCACGGAAGCAGCGCGTCAGTTGCGCACCTCTGTTCACTCGGAGCAAATTCGCCGGGCGCTTGAGCGGCGGCCGTAG